AGACTCTATAGGGTTTCTAGGTGCAACACGTcttcccctgttgctcctagaggctcatttacatatagtaaaaCATTTTTCTTAGTAATATGGGCACAAATGAACATGGGCCCCTCCTTTTCTCTGATGCTTTTTATATCAACTTAGTTTACTGCTTATCAGGGGTTACAGCCACCACTGCTTTCTAACAGTGGTGAACACGCTTGCGCAGTGCGGTCTCTCCATGCCTTCATTCTGGTGGCTGGGGGTCTCAGGAGCAGGCAGCAGCGCCCAGCCTGGCCACTTCTCTGcatctctattcacttctatgtaaCAGATCCAGAACATGAGCAGCAGCCCTGGAGCTGCTGAAAGTGATCACGGATCGGAAGCAGCTGCTGAGCAAAGCACTGATTAGTGGCAGCAAACCAACTGGCTATAGAGATTGATCTATGCTAAACTACTTTACTGTGATGGGATGGGGTTGGCATATGCTATTATATTACGCTTGAGTAAAATGGAACTTAAGGCGGGATATCCGTAGCTATAAACTACTCTTCCCTCATTTAAAGATAGTGGAGCTCCCTACCACCGTGGATACCCTTATAACTGTGCTGCTTTCAAAATTACAATGTATTTGCacattattacattttatttgcaAACTAAcaaaattacttttatttttttatatttttttttcctctggacaaccattttagccatttcttaAATAATGCTTAATAGCCTGTATTACTTGGCAACAATAGttgtaaaatgtatttttgtcTATTTGTTTTGTAGGGAGGGAGAGCTTGGCACCATGCAGTCCTTCCGGGAGCAGAGTAACTACCATGGAAACCCTTCATCTTATCCACCAGAAACTCATGGACCTTCAAGGTTGGAGGAATACAGCCCCCGACAACAGGCTCAGATATTCCAAGGCAGCTATGGAGGACGCAGGGCTGGGACAGCCACTCCTACTGCTGTAGCTCCAGGAGAAAATTCTAATCTACAAAATTATCAAGCTTACCGCAAAGAATCGGGTGACTTCTATTACCTAAGCAACAAAGAAGCAGGCACCACAGGGGGGCAGGCACAGCAGCGTCGACTACCTGGTCCAGTGCAAAGTTATGGTCCACCCCAAGAAAATagcagtagcagtagcagcagcacagGCTTCAGCAGTCACTATGGGAGAGAGGGTCACCACAGCCAATTTGCAGGACAGCATTCTTCTTCAGCTAGTCTTTCTCAGTACTCGCAGGATTTTCCTGGGTCCTTCTCTCCAGGTAGTGGACAGTATTCACCACATGTTTCAAGTCAGCAGCTTAGACATCAACTTTATCAGTCACATCAGCCTATTTCTCAAGCTGGTAATCCACCTGCATCCACAGGAACCTCACATCTACAGCAAATTCAGCGTTCTGCCAATCTGAACTCTCCTTCTGGATATCCCCTTCGAATGGGCCAGTTTGCTCAACATTATCAGTCTTCACCAGGAACATCATCTAGTTCTTATCCTACTCAGAGATTTGGACAGTCTGGAACAAACTATGAAGGCTACAGCCCTGGTGGTACCAGCTCTCCATATGAGAGTCATATGTCTGCATCCTCCTATGGGACTCAACAAGGATATAGTACTTATACCAGCCAGCACTTAAAAACATTTGAGGCAGCTAAGTTGCCTCAAGGAGGGAGTcaaggacagcagcagcagaaccCTTCTCATTTAATGCAGTACTCCAACGCCTCTAAATTACTTACTCAAAATCAGACTGGACAGTATAATCAATCTGAAGTTCCTGTACGATCACCTATGCAGTTCCAGCAGAACTTTAGCCCCATCTCAAATCCTTCTCCAGCTGCTTCTGTAGTACAGTCTCCAAGTTGCAGCTCCACACCATCCCCACTGATGACCAGTGGTGAAAACATTCAGTGTGGTCAAGGAAATGTCCCACTTCAATCCAGAAACCGTATATTGCCAGTGATGCCGCAATTAAGTCCTAACACACAAATCGCCAGTTTTAAAGGTTATGGTGTAGACGGTCCACATGAAAAGCGTTTAACAGATCCAGGTCTAAGTAGTCTTAGTGCACTCAGCAGCCAGGTTGCTAACTTGCCTAATACAGTTCAACATATGTTGCTTTCTGATGCCTTAGCACCTCACAAAAAGGGTGGTAAACGGACTTCTCGGAAAACTGATAGCTGTGCCAATTCTGAAACGTCATCCCAAGCTGAAGAGCAGCTGAAATCCCCAATGGCAGAGTCATTGGATGGCAGCTGTTCTAGTAGTTCAGGTGATCCAGGTGAAAGGGTAAGACAGCTAAGTGGCCAGAGCACCAGCTCAGAAGCAGGTTACAAGGGGCCTCCATCAGAGAAACCACCTTCACCTGTCCACACTTGGCAGACTGAACCTTCAGGAAAGACTGTAGTTCAAGATATTGATACAGTGCCTGAACCAGCAGAAACCTTTCAGGAAATTTCCAAGCCAAGTGAAAAGTCAGTTGGAGTTATTGTTTCAACAGAAACTGTGGCAAATAGATCAGAGAAAGTAGTTGATGAGGCTCCAACCCACATTACTAATGATGATGAACCAACCCCAGAGCCTGATTTGCCTGAAACTGGAAAAGAGGAAGATACCAAGACTTGTCAGAATGGAGAACCTAATATGGTTGATGCTGGCTCTACTACAATAGTTAATGTACCCCTAATAGAAACTGATAAATCTCCTGTAGAAGCTGGATTTGGCTTTAAGGAAGCACCCTCTAATTCTCAAAATACTTCTAGTGTGCCGCAACAACCTAAAAATTCTGATACAGGGACATTTGGGGGACAGAGTGAACGGAAAACAGGAAGAAATGATAAGTATCCAAGCCTTTTGCAGGAAGTCCTTCAAGGGCACCATCAACAAGAAAGAAGATATGTAAGAAACGCACAAGAGCAGCCTTCAGTTACTGAAAGTGCTGAGGTACCATTGAGGCCCAATGTTCTTATGAGTCAGGCCAATGACCAACCTAATCGCAGCATACTCGGAAAGACTTTAGCACCACATTTAGAATCCTCACATTGGGGACAGTGGGATAGGAAGCCTACATCAGAAGTCAAACAGATCAATTTGGCAGATTATTCTAATACCAGAAAGTATGAGTGTGAAACACCTGCTTCCTGTCATGAACCCAGTGGTGGTCCTTCAGAAAGAAGATCTGTTATCTGTGACATCTCCCCTCTTAGGCAGCTTGTGCGTGATCCAGTTAGCTTGCATCATGCTTCATCTAGTCAAGACAGATCACAGGATAGCAGAGCTGGACAGTCTGTTATTTTGCCTAGCGGAATGTTGTCTTTGGAAAAGTCAAGTAGCCAAAGTGGAGTTGCTAAGGTAGAAGATAATGAGCCCTCAAAGATGGTCAGAAAACGAACAGGGGAACAATGTATCCCATACAGCTCTAAAGAATCCCCTAGAGGAAATGCAAGTCCACGATCCATGACTTATGACTCCAACCAAGATTATAGCTCACATGGACGTTCATCTAATCCCAAAAGAGGTACTGGGAGAGTAGGATCTCGAGGAAGATCACCTGCACAGTCTCAAGATCTTAGTGATAAGTTAAAGTTGTCTCCAGGAAGAAGTCGTGGCTCATCAGAAATTCATCACATGACTCCAGCAATGAGTCTTTCAGAGCGGGCAAGCAGAGAGGCTTTGTACTCTGCTTTTTTTCAGAATGCTGATAATTCTTCCCTTGGTTTTCATACTAACTCAAGAACAAGTTCTTATGGGGAGCCTCATCCATCATTTACATCTTCTTTGCATTACAAAAGACAGATGTACCAGCAGGAGGAATACAAAGAATGGTTGGGAAGCTCTGCTCAAGCTATACTTTCAGCGTCACAGCATCGTCAGGATttacagagaaaaagcccaagacagGAGCCCTTTCATGTTCGAAGTCCTGGTAGGAGTGAAATTGAAGGGTTAGCATATAGCCAACCAGGTTCATTTCATGAACCCACCAATATAGACTTCAGCCGCCAAATACGTATGAGTGAAACTACTTCCACTTTAACAGCTGGGGACTTCAAACGAAGTAGTCAAAAAACTCCTCCGGGAGACTCTACAGGTTGGCATCTAGGACGACAGTCTTCTCCTGTAAAGAAAGCTGGATCTCCAGCTAGTGCAAATCAAAAGCCATTCAGCCCCAGTAGGGATTCTGAAACACTTGTCCCTAGACAAAGTGAACCAAATGAACTTTCTAAATCTGGGTGTAATGCTCATCGCCAGTCAGGACCTGAAGAATCATCACACCATAACCCCTTAATTATGAGAAGAAAAGTACGGTCTTTCATCTCCCCCATTCCAAGCAAGAGACCCCTATCTGAGGACAAAATACGTCCTGTTACCTCTTCAAAAGAAAGTTCTGACAGAACACTTGCATCACACATTCGGTCACCAAGGGGAAATGAAAATGACTTTTTAGTCATCACAGAAGAACAATCCAAATCTGGTCCTGAGCAGAAGAGCCCCACTGCAGTGACTCTTTCAAGTCCAACCAAAACAAAAATTCTCCCTCCTCGCAAAGGTAGGGGTCTTAAGTTGGAAGCTATAGTGCAGAAAATCACATCTCCTAATGTTCGGCGGGCTACCGCACCAAGTAGCTCAGAGAGTGTTGTTGAGGCTGTAACACTTGATGATATATTATCTCTCAAGGGTAGGGGTTCTGAGGTCGGGGGTTGTTCCATGGAAGAGACCGCTGAAAGAACAGTGGATCCTGTGCCAGACATTTCTAACAATGAGGTTTTAAAAATTCAAAGCCTTTCACCAAAGTCTTTTGAAGCTTGGCCTGGTAATGATGACAAACAGATTAAAAAGGAAATTGATGAACAATTTATGGAAACCAAAGAACTCCCACAATCTGGATCTTTATTGCAGCAATCCTCCAACCATTATTTGGAAACCAGGGGAAACTCTCCAGTTTTGGAACAAAAATGTTCTTTGCCACAATTTCAACCTCATGAGATACCTGATAAAGAGAAGGTAGTTAATGCACCATACCCTGTTAACCCCAAACAAACTATAACCCCTCCAAAAGGATATTTTCCATCTGGAAAAAAGAAAGGTCGTCCCATTGGCAGTGTCAACAAGCAGAAGAAGCTTCAGCAACAACAGCAGCTTCAGCCACAACAGCAGCAgaatgttcagcagcaagtgcaAGATGAACAGCAGCTTCAGTCCACTATTTCAACAGTCCTAgaaactcctcctcctccccaacaAACACCTTCAGTATCAGAGCAAGGATTAGAATCTGAGCCTAAGCCAAAAAGGAGGCGAAGGGAAAGGAGGAAGCAACCTGGAACTGCCAGAAGGAGGAGGGGTAAGCAAGCAGCTCCTATAGTAGCTCCCATAGAACCAGAGATCAAATTAAAATATGCCAGTCAaacccttgacaaaactgagACCAAACACAAATCCTTTTCCCCTTATATCCATGTGGAAAGCAAGGAGGAATTGGGCTTGTCTTGTGTCATCATCAATGCTGAAGAGGAGGAACAGAGATGGAAAAAAGTAACTTCTGCACGAAAAGATCAAAGAGCCACATCTCCACAACCTTCTGAGAGTAAAGCTCTTCCTTCCTCAAGCTTTATGGTCCAGGGACCAGCTGTCACAGAATCTGCGTCAGTTGGACACCTTGTCTGCTGTTTCTGTGGAAAATGGGCAAACTACAAGAATCTTGGTGACCTATTTGGTCCTTTTTATACACAGGAATATGCATCTACTCTGTCCAAAAACCCACCACCCAAAAAGTCATCCGAAACGCCCCAAAAGGTGAAGGTTCGGCATAAAGATGCATTAGATGGTTCTAAGAGTGActctgatgaagaggaggaggagccacAGCAAGCCAGGGAACAACGCAGTTTGTCTGCACACCCCCGTTACAAACGCCGAAATCGTTCTGGAGACTGTGCTGCTTCAAGACATGCTGTACCTTCCCGTAGGAAGACCACTGATGCTTGTGAACTGGTCTCCTTGGATTCTAGTGGATCAGTCGATGCAGTCCCTGACCAAGGATTTCAGATCCCTCAGCTACCTCTTGTCAACAATGAATTCTGGATGCATGAGGCATGCGTACTTTGGGCCAATGGTGTCTACTTTGTTTGTGGACGATTGTATGGATTACAAGAAGCTTTGGATGTTGCCAGAGAAATGGTAAGTGATCTAAAGTATTGTTTTGTATTGTTTAATGCTAGTATTGTGTTTTTTAATTGCAgtaattttattaatttgtcATAATTTTTACAAATTAATAAATAAGATAACAGATATTCATATGGACATGTACAGAAATAGAGCCAAGATCTACTTTAAAAGGCAGAGACAAAAATAAGTGTTGGGGGTAGGAGTGAAAAATTACTGGACTGGGAGTACATTTTAAAGAGCAGTCAGGGCGAGAACATCTGTGTATAGACCTGGATCTAGGAACCTGACTTGGAGAAACTCTACATCTGAATCCTGCAGCACACTGGGTGAGTTTTACTAATCATATaaatggtgtaagcttagacaggTTATCTAGACCTGCATGATGTTTATCGcattggctcaggctggatgataaatgtgctgCCTGGCTAGACACCTTTGTCTAAAGCCTATATTAGACTGGCAGATTTTATGCAGGATGATTTAGCGATGATCTAgtagtgtaatactgctgccgattacccgatgaacgagtaaacgcttgttcattgggcaatTGTGATCTTTCAAATATAGGTATGTTGTACAGTGGCTTACCAATTTAGCAATATGGAGTGAGGTGCTCTGTCATCGGCACACCCAGAGGCCGCGAGTTGAAAgagaatgggccagatttatcatgactctgacagctcactccactttcacatatggctaaagtcagttttagccaagtcagatttatgatcggccctttaagactgtaataaatgtggtttgacggtagcagtttatccgtcagtaagcagctttacaaaagtcgcacatctttatgaaaaagttgcacgttttatgaaagtcgcatgttctattaaaaagtctcataagataagcatggtcctcactggagtgaaattgcgacttttttgcgactttttaaaaaaagtcccaatagtaaatctgtctagagattaatttacataagaaaacacgcccactttcagaaaactggcgagcatagtgcagagcagaaatttgtgcgcagttttagcctttgggacttttttgagactttttcactccattattctgacctgagctaatgataaatctggcccaatgagtATAGATGGTTATGACAGGCACACTCTCATACGTTACTGCACGGAATAAATACAGAGACAATGATGGGGTTTAAAATTGtgtgtttatttatatataaatattaagttattttatatataaaaaaaaaaaaaaagtgtttatatGCACATATCCTCACTAAAGTTCACACACCGCACTGAAGTTCTACAACACCTAATACCTAACCAAGAACCATCCGGCACAAGTACCCACACACCTTAAACCCCAGCCAACCTTTACAACAAATAAGCACCACATTTTTACACATATCAACTGAACAGCCACTCAAGAGAGAAGAGTCCCCATCCCCAACAactaatttgccaaaaatttcttttataaaaaactttaaaaaaaaatataaaataacttttattatttagaTATGAATAAGCACACAATTTTAAACCCCATCATTGTCTCTGTATTTATTCCGTGCAGTAACTTATGAGTGTGCCTGTCATACCAATCTATACTAAttgtgatctttcagcatgctgtcTAATCACAATCTACTGCTGGCAAATAACTAGACAGCATGAAGACGAGCAAGGGGATAACTATTGCTCCTCTCCAtgttgtggaggagattgctagaTGTCATAgaagcggtctcctccgctagctggCAGGCGTTTGCCAGggaggaacgcttccctcctgacaattgcCTGCAGAATCAGCtgctgtaatacagcctttactaTTTAGAATTTTACGTCTGTTGTAGCGCAGTTTTCGTTCTAAAAGATGTATTAGTCCATGCTAATCACTACTTCAAGTGAGTTGTAGAAAACCTATGGTAGTTGCTCCAATTTAGGTCACTACTTAGAAAAATTCTAGTTGCAGACACCTAAATAAACCTGGGCCGCCTTgtttttgcataaataaaaacCCAGTTAAACCGACTTTGGCAAACATAGCAGAAGCTTTTTTTCAAGGGCTTTGTTAGGTGGCCAGGGAGACGAACTTTGAACGTTAAAACCCGTTTGCGATGACATATCTGTATGTCATAGATTGCATTACATAGGGGTACTATGACGTACAGGTAAAGGGGTTTcacatttcaacttttatttttctgtttattgCTGTGagggtttttatttttcaatggcACCACTTTTTCAGTACATATAATTTATAGATTtggcttatttattttttgggtgggggtGTAAAAGCCACCAGTTTTTTTTCTGCTTAAATAGTAAAGCATCTGCCCCCTTCTGTCAAACATTTTTGATGCTGCTGTCAGTAGTGACCAACCTTACACGTGAGTGTGATTCTTTCATTAGGTACCACACTCTAGAGGGCCTAGCTTAAAGGGGACTGTTATTGGAAATAATTAATATTTGGAATTATTAATAGGTGTAATCAGCTATTGCTGACTCCGCCTATTTCTGTTTATTTACCTTTCCTGAGCTGTGTGTGCCTATACTGGACTGCTACGGTGACGACTGAAAACTATATGTAGTAttataacaaaatatatataataagtcTGTTACTTattactgcaatatatatattgtggaggattagctcttttccaggggtcattcacacaagtatcttcgccagaaaccaagtttaaggtccaaacatcgcttttatttggcacctcagcaaaacaaacataatagAAAACAAACACCTGCCAGGCTGGGCTCTTAACTAAACATATGGTAGGATCCCTGACTCATCTATAGTGTGCTGTTCAGACAGTGTCGGGTGCGGCTTTCTCAGCAAAGCGTATACCAGCCCCCCAGGCTGTAACACGGTCAGTCCAAGCTATGTCCCAGCCTTGTGGTTTTTCAGCCTAGCCCAGCTGGAACCACACAtccagagcctcaccaggcctctgtttgCAACCACGCCCCCAACTGACAGTCTGGGGATGGGCTTTTACTCCCCAGTAATGATCCCAGGTGATTACACCTGGGGATCCCTCATGCTAGGGAAAATCTGCCCTGgaatgggaggggtggattggcagctccctctaccaaccttgctcccaatccaagtaaaatccagcccttaaATACTATACAAAATGGCTCCAGAAACGATGCCTTGCTGAAGCCAGCACTACTGTGGAACTCTATTTATCTCGCCCAGTTGAGgaaactgggtgagatataccCCTCTTCTGGGATCCTTATTCACTTTAGCGTTCACAtcaccccccctttgttcaaaccTGTGGCGGTGAACACTTGCACCCACCGGATGCTcgcgacagggcatccgccttatCCTAAAACCTTCTGGCTCAATGTTCCCCCTGGAATATGTGGTCAGTATCACCTTTTTACCCTTATTCTGCCCTGCCCAGGCCAGCCGAGTTTGGTTTGTCACTAATACTTGCTTTCTACCTAGTAGAAAATATCTAAGGGACTTGATTTGAGTGCCCATCTAATGGCCCGACACTTTTGTTTTACTCTCTGGTCTCGCTCTTTGTTTCTTTTGCCTCTCGCCCATACCCTTCCAGTAACCTCCACTTTGTCAccattcttttatttttaatttttttagcattTCTGCTTCTAGACTTGCTAGCTCTGCAATGACCAGAAGTTCCACTTTCAAGTTCATCCTTTACTTCAGCAGTTGtgagccttctcatccttctcagaCAGGGTATTGTATACTGGCCCTCTTAACTTCTTTTCCTTCTTATCAAGGTTGGAGGTACAGGGAACACCGGGGTCTTTACCAGACTCGTTGTCTTTTGGCATTCCCTCCAGAGGGTCAGCCAGGACATTGCTCTCCTTTTTGTCCAGGATTCATGAGAGCCATTATACAGTAGGATATAGGATCTACATACTGGTCATCCATctcctcgtacttcttccccagcaggctgctggctatttggaaggatTTGTAGCCGGAGGGAATGTCTTTCAGGACCAGGTTGCCGTTACCCTCCTTAACTCTCCTCTTGTCAGATATAACTATCCTGTGGTCACTATTAGTAAGCCCCTTTTTATTATGCAAGATTTTGACATGGTAGGCTCACTCTTCGAGTCGCTATCAGTCACAGCATATACGTCGCTCACACTGCTTGTGTCATTAGTTATCCTGACCGCTAGGGGCGTCTATGAGCTCATTCCAACCTGGGACATTTCCTTATTACACATAGAACACTGGGGAGATTGCTTATCTTAACTTGATACATGTGGTAGTCCCTCTAGCACTGCCACATTTTTACCAACAGGGGAAGCTTCTTTCCCAGTCACAGCCTGCAAATAAAATGGGCTGATATCCTCTGACATTTCACAGGAACCCACATTACTTATTTGCAATTCTTCAAACCTCCTGATCAATTCATAAAGTTCTTCTTGAACAATACCAGATGAAGAAAATAAACCATCATCACTACATATTTTACAACTTCACACCTTCATCCGGAAATGCATTTAACTTGACATCTTTCCTTAAAGTGACAGGTACAAATTCTGCAGGAGTTGCATCACTGACtgactgcagaagtgtctccatttccTGACAATTCCCTAAGCGAGGGGAAAGCACCGCCCAATTTCCTATTCGGCATGAGGGTATCAGAAACCCCAAGCTCATAAGTCCCAGTTCGCACTGATGTCTTACACTCGGTGAGAGCCACCGGATAGTCCTTCCTATCCGCATGAATGTCCCGCACATTGTTCCCAACTACTACACAATCCATAATCGGAACAGTCTTGCCCATTGGTGTCACTGGTTCGTCAGGCTTAGGAGGTGAGCCATCCCCTCTGAGGTAATCATTGTTCTCTTGAATTATAAGTACCTTTCACCTTGGAGGATTCCTGGACGTATGTCTCTTGACCATCAGACAATCGGGTGCACACTTTCAGAACCGATGGCATCTCCAGTAGCACCCTCTTTGACGCGGGACAGCTGCATGCTGTCGTGCTGGGTTTCTCCCAACAACGGCCTTATGGCACATCCGGACATCATCGCTAGGATTCTGTAGACCCTTGCATGGACCACTCGAACTCCTGAGAGCCAAACCGCACTTCCGCTCTTTTTCTTTCCGACTGTTGCCCTTGGCAACAGCATATATTCTCTTTACCTCCGACACTCCCGGCACGCCACCAGCCTCTTGGAATTTTACAAAGTGTCCAGACCGCGTCAAGGACCCTCTCTTCAGCAAATGACTAGTTCTCTGCTCCAGCTGCTTCATGATGTCGTCCTCCGTGGCCCTTGTTTTCCGCCAAGCCAGAGTACAATTCACATGGGATGTCGTCTTGACCCAAAACTTTTCTCCGAGACCCCTGACCAGAGTCAGTCTTGCAGCAACACAGGTCACTTAGCAAGAGcgcacaaaaccacacacacaaaaaaaaataaaaaaaaaacattttatttgataattttttttttttcagtctg
This Bufo gargarizans isolate SCDJY-AF-19 chromosome 7, ASM1485885v1, whole genome shotgun sequence DNA region includes the following protein-coding sequences:
- the TCF20 gene encoding transcription factor 20 isoform X2 → MQSFREQSNYHGNPSSYPPETHGPSRLEEYSPRQQAQIFQGSYGGRRAGTATPTAVAPGENSNLQNYQAYRKESGDFYYLSNKEAGTTGGQAQQRRLPGPVQSYGPPQENSSSSSSSTGFSSHYGREGHHSQFAGQHSSSASLSQYSQDFPGSFSPGSGQYSPHVSSQQLRHQLYQSHQPISQAGNPPASTGTSHLQQIQRSANLNSPSGYPLRMGQFAQHYQSSPGTSSSSYPTQRFGQSGTNYEGYSPGGTSSPYESHMSASSYGTQQGYSTYTSQHLKTFEAAKLPQGGSQGQQQQNPSHLMQYSNASKLLTQNQTGQYNQSEVPVRSPMQFQQNFSPISNPSPAASVVQSPSCSSTPSPLMTSGENIQCGQGNVPLQSRNRILPVMPQLSPNTQIASFKGYGVDGPHEKRLTDPGLSSLSALSSQVANLPNTVQHMLLSDALAPHKKGGKRTSRKTDSCANSETSSQAEEQLKSPMAESLDGSCSSSSGDPGERVRQLSGQSTSSEAGYKGPPSEKPPSPVHTWQTEPSGKTVVQDIDTVPEPAETFQEISKPSEKSVGVIVSTETVANRSEKVVDEAPTHITNDDEPTPEPDLPETGKEEDTKTCQNGEPNMVDAGSTTIVNVPLIETDKSPVEAGFGFKEAPSNSQNTSSVPQQPKNSDTGTFGGQSERKTGRNDKYPSLLQEVLQGHHQQERRYVRNAQEQPSVTESAEVPLRPNVLMSQANDQPNRSILGKTLAPHLESSHWGQWDRKPTSEVKQINLADYSNTRKYECETPASCHEPSGGPSERRSVICDISPLRQLVRDPVSLHHASSSQDRSQDSRAGQSVILPSGMLSLEKSSSQSGVAKVEDNEPSKMVRKRTGEQCIPYSSKESPRGNASPRSMTYDSNQDYSSHGRSSNPKRGTGRVGSRGRSPAQSQDLSDKLKLSPGRSRGSSEIHHMTPAMSLSERASREALYSAFFQNADNSSLGFHTNSRTSSYGEPHPSFTSSLHYKRQMYQQEEYKEWLGSSAQAILSASQHRQDLQRKSPRQEPFHVRSPGRSEIEGLAYSQPGSFHEPTNIDFSRQIRMSETTSTLTAGDFKRSSQKTPPGDSTGWHLGRQSSPVKKAGSPASANQKPFSPSRDSETLVPRQSEPNELSKSGCNAHRQSGPEESSHHNPLIMRRKVRSFISPIPSKRPLSEDKIRPVTSSKESSDRTLASHIRSPRGNENDFLVITEEQSKSGPEQKSPTAVTLSSPTKTKILPPRKGRGLKLEAIVQKITSPNVRRATAPSSSESVVEAVTLDDILSLKGRGSEVGGCSMEETAERTVDPVPDISNNEVLKIQSLSPKSFEAWPGNDDKQIKKEIDEQFMETKELPQSGSLLQQSSNHYLETRGNSPVLEQKCSLPQFQPHEIPDKEKVVNAPYPVNPKQTITPPKGYFPSGKKKGRPIGSVNKQKKLQQQQQLQPQQQQNVQQQVQDEQQLQSTISTVLETPPPPQQTPSVSEQGLESEPKPKRRRRERRKQPGTARRRRGKQAAPIVAPIEPEIKLKYASQTLDKTETKHKSFSPYIHVESKEELGLSCVIINAEEEEQRWKKVTSARKDQRATSPQPSESKALPSSSFMVQGPAVTESASVGHLVCCFCGKWANYKNLGDLFGPFYTQEYASTLSKNPPPKKSSETPQKVKVRHKDALDGSKSDSDEEEEEPQQAREQRSLSAHPRYKRRNRSGDCAASRHAVPSRRKTTDACELVSLDSSGSVDAVPDQGFQIPQLPLVNNEFWMHEACVLWANGVYFVCGRLYGLQEALDVAREMICAHCQDPGATLGCFNKGCVCCYHFPCAMDSECLLNEENFSVRCPKHKTKTIKGVLAEQPEQG
- the TCF20 gene encoding transcription factor 20 isoform X1, coding for MDGRADCTLREGELGTMQSFREQSNYHGNPSSYPPETHGPSRLEEYSPRQQAQIFQGSYGGRRAGTATPTAVAPGENSNLQNYQAYRKESGDFYYLSNKEAGTTGGQAQQRRLPGPVQSYGPPQENSSSSSSSTGFSSHYGREGHHSQFAGQHSSSASLSQYSQDFPGSFSPGSGQYSPHVSSQQLRHQLYQSHQPISQAGNPPASTGTSHLQQIQRSANLNSPSGYPLRMGQFAQHYQSSPGTSSSSYPTQRFGQSGTNYEGYSPGGTSSPYESHMSASSYGTQQGYSTYTSQHLKTFEAAKLPQGGSQGQQQQNPSHLMQYSNASKLLTQNQTGQYNQSEVPVRSPMQFQQNFSPISNPSPAASVVQSPSCSSTPSPLMTSGENIQCGQGNVPLQSRNRILPVMPQLSPNTQIASFKGYGVDGPHEKRLTDPGLSSLSALSSQVANLPNTVQHMLLSDALAPHKKGGKRTSRKTDSCANSETSSQAEEQLKSPMAESLDGSCSSSSGDPGERVRQLSGQSTSSEAGYKGPPSEKPPSPVHTWQTEPSGKTVVQDIDTVPEPAETFQEISKPSEKSVGVIVSTETVANRSEKVVDEAPTHITNDDEPTPEPDLPETGKEEDTKTCQNGEPNMVDAGSTTIVNVPLIETDKSPVEAGFGFKEAPSNSQNTSSVPQQPKNSDTGTFGGQSERKTGRNDKYPSLLQEVLQGHHQQERRYVRNAQEQPSVTESAEVPLRPNVLMSQANDQPNRSILGKTLAPHLESSHWGQWDRKPTSEVKQINLADYSNTRKYECETPASCHEPSGGPSERRSVICDISPLRQLVRDPVSLHHASSSQDRSQDSRAGQSVILPSGMLSLEKSSSQSGVAKVEDNEPSKMVRKRTGEQCIPYSSKESPRGNASPRSMTYDSNQDYSSHGRSSNPKRGTGRVGSRGRSPAQSQDLSDKLKLSPGRSRGSSEIHHMTPAMSLSERASREALYSAFFQNADNSSLGFHTNSRTSSYGEPHPSFTSSLHYKRQMYQQEEYKEWLGSSAQAILSASQHRQDLQRKSPRQEPFHVRSPGRSEIEGLAYSQPGSFHEPTNIDFSRQIRMSETTSTLTAGDFKRSSQKTPPGDSTGWHLGRQSSPVKKAGSPASANQKPFSPSRDSETLVPRQSEPNELSKSGCNAHRQSGPEESSHHNPLIMRRKVRSFISPIPSKRPLSEDKIRPVTSSKESSDRTLASHIRSPRGNENDFLVITEEQSKSGPEQKSPTAVTLSSPTKTKILPPRKGRGLKLEAIVQKITSPNVRRATAPSSSESVVEAVTLDDILSLKGRGSEVGGCSMEETAERTVDPVPDISNNEVLKIQSLSPKSFEAWPGNDDKQIKKEIDEQFMETKELPQSGSLLQQSSNHYLETRGNSPVLEQKCSLPQFQPHEIPDKEKVVNAPYPVNPKQTITPPKGYFPSGKKKGRPIGSVNKQKKLQQQQQLQPQQQQNVQQQVQDEQQLQSTISTVLETPPPPQQTPSVSEQGLESEPKPKRRRRERRKQPGTARRRRGKQAAPIVAPIEPEIKLKYASQTLDKTETKHKSFSPYIHVESKEELGLSCVIINAEEEEQRWKKVTSARKDQRATSPQPSESKALPSSSFMVQGPAVTESASVGHLVCCFCGKWANYKNLGDLFGPFYTQEYASTLSKNPPPKKSSETPQKVKVRHKDALDGSKSDSDEEEEEPQQAREQRSLSAHPRYKRRNRSGDCAASRHAVPSRRKTTDACELVSLDSSGSVDAVPDQGFQIPQLPLVNNEFWMHEACVLWANGVYFVCGRLYGLQEALDVAREMICAHCQDPGATLGCFNKGCVCCYHFPCAMDSECLLNEENFSVRCPKHKTKTIKGVLAEQPEQG